A genomic region of Sander lucioperca isolate FBNREF2018 chromosome 6, SLUC_FBN_1.2, whole genome shotgun sequence contains the following coding sequences:
- the LOC116051342 gene encoding desmin-like gives MRAASYTQKSLQVSGSSGRVRVQSPSPSRCRGSSYDSRGRSGYRSTAVELGTEIHQQHANEKEEMQELNVKFAGYIEKVQALEQRNAALQAELAALHGRYKGGPTGIGEEYELKFKEVRELIEALTNEKGVADIERGYIEEEVEVWRLKLEEELALKEEAEMILREFRQDVDSATLQKAELEKRIEQLVAEIEFLKKLHDEEVADLMKQIEDAKITAEMDGDRPDLAAYLRNMRAEIESVAARNVQEAEKWYKSKFDTLKEHAGKHEEQMKTMKDEITTFHNQVTELQNQIDGMRARNTALEQQLEDMEMSHMDKVGSLEGVIAQLEAQLCETKLEMTKYLQDYQELLHIKLKLDAEIATYRKLLEGEEHRLGIAKDV, from the coding sequence ATGAGAGCTGCATCTTACACCCAGAAGAGCCTGCAGGTTAGCGGCTCCAGCGGCAGAGTAAGGGTTCAGAGCCCGTCACCTTCCCGGTGCCGTGGATCCTCCTATGACAGCCGTGGCCGCTCCGGTTATCGCAGCACTGCTGTTGAGTTGGGCACAGAGATCCACCAGCAGCATGCCAACGAGAAAGAGGAGATGCAGGAACTCAATGTCAAGTTTGCAGGATACATCGAGAAGGTCCAGGCGCTAGAGCAGAGAAATGCTGCCCTTCAAGCTGAGCTAGCTGCACTGCATGGCCGCTACAAGGGAGGCCCCACAGGCATCGGAGAAGAATATGAGCTCAAGTTTAAAGAGGTGCGGGAGCTGATTGAGGCCCTGACTAATGAGAAGGGAGTAGCTGATATCGAACGAGGCTACATTGAAGAAGAGGTTGAAGTTTGGAGACTAAAGCTGGAGGAGGAGCTAGCACTCAAAGAAGAGGCAGAGATGATCCTGAGGGAGTTTCGCCAGGATGTTGACAGTGCCACTCTGCAGAAGGCTGAGCTGGAGAAGCGTATAGAGCAACTAGTGGCCGAGATAGAGTTCCTCAAGAAGCTGCATGATGAAGAGGTGGCTGACCTCATGAAGCAGATTGAGGACGCAAAGATTACCGCGGAGATGGATGGCGATCGGCCTGACCTGGCTGCTTATCTGCGCAACATGCGTGCAGAGATAGAATCTGTCGCTGCCCGCAACGTCCAGGAAGCTGAGAAGTGGTACAAGAGCAAGTTTGACACCCTCAAGGAGCATGCCGGCAAACACGAAGAGCAAATGAAAACCATGAAAGACGAGATCACGACCTTCCACAACCAAGTGACAGAGCTGCAGAACCAGATTGACGGGATGAGGGCTCGCAACACAGCcctggagcagcagctggaggacATGGAGATGTCCCACATGGATAAGGTGGGGAGCCTCGAGGGTGTCATTGCTCAGTTGGAGGCCCAGCTCTGCGAAACCAAATTAGAGATGACCAAGTATCTCCAAGACTACCAGGAACTGCTGCACATTAAGCTCAAGCTGGATGCGGAGATCGCCACCTACAGGAAGCTGCTGGAAGGAGAGGAGCATAGGCTTGGAATTGCCAAAGATGTCTAA